Proteins from one Thermococcus sp. M36 genomic window:
- a CDS encoding glycosyltransferase family 2 protein → MLKGKRITVIIPAYNEAKRIGKVLERIPEFVDEVIVVDDGSSDSTYRVAVEYSKKDPRIKALRLEKNSGKGAAMRAGVKEATGEIIVFMDADGQHKPEEIIKLVEPVVSGEADMVIGARKVEEAGKRPLHRRLSNIITTRLIRFKLGMYIYDTQSGFRAFRREFLPGIESDRYEVETEMLFKAAKMGARIKEVPVSMIYDPSREGRFGIRDVFRFLRVYLGF, encoded by the coding sequence ATGCTGAAAGGTAAGAGGATAACTGTCATAATTCCAGCATACAACGAGGCAAAACGAATCGGGAAAGTCCTTGAGAGGATTCCAGAGTTCGTGGATGAAGTAATCGTTGTGGACGATGGGAGCAGCGACAGCACCTATAGGGTGGCCGTGGAATACAGCAAAAAAGACCCCAGGATTAAAGCGCTGAGACTCGAGAAGAACAGCGGAAAAGGAGCAGCCATGAGGGCAGGCGTGAAGGAAGCTACTGGAGAGATCATAGTTTTCATGGACGCCGACGGCCAGCACAAACCTGAGGAGATAATCAAGCTCGTTGAGCCGGTAGTCAGCGGCGAGGCGGACATGGTCATAGGTGCCAGGAAGGTCGAGGAGGCCGGAAAAAGGCCCCTCCACAGGCGCCTTAGCAACATAATCACGACCCGCTTGATCAGGTTCAAGCTTGGCATGTACATCTACGACACTCAGAGCGGTTTCAGAGCCTTCAGGCGCGAGTTCCTCCCCGGGATAGAAAGCGACCGATACGAGGTCGAAACGGAGATGCTCTTCAAGGCCGCAAAGATGGGGGCTAGGATAAAGGAAGTGCCCGTTAGTATGATATACGACCCCTCTAGGGAGGGACGCTTCGGCATCAGGGATGTTTTCAGATTTCTTAGGGTGTACCTCGGGTTCTGA
- a CDS encoding DMT family transporter: MDREFLGGMLALVGAIIYGIEPVVIKSNPSNPISFAALSAMVASLFLWAAVLSEGGLDELRHSSESIKTAFFMGFFGTALAYLAYSLGARMSTAINAALITRSEVLWSFFLSWFFLGERITKRLVAYSSVILFGLVIVITQGQAIEPHLGDLLLLLVPLFWQIGHVIAKRLPYSPSLIAALRNTFGFLLLLPLAVATGLELSIFVVAEGIVIAFGQLVWYASIKRINLSKATAIITPAPAVAIGLGVLMGETLTVHHALGFILITLGTLGAVKVKSELRTRGTP, translated from the coding sequence ATGGATAGGGAGTTTCTCGGGGGAATGCTGGCACTGGTGGGGGCTATCATCTACGGGATCGAACCAGTGGTCATCAAGTCCAACCCCTCAAACCCGATCAGTTTTGCCGCCCTCTCCGCAATGGTTGCATCTCTCTTTCTGTGGGCCGCCGTTCTTTCGGAGGGCGGCCTCGATGAGCTCAGGCACAGCTCCGAGAGCATCAAAACGGCATTTTTCATGGGGTTTTTCGGCACTGCCCTGGCGTACCTTGCGTACTCCCTCGGCGCCAGGATGAGCACCGCCATTAACGCCGCCCTGATAACGAGGAGCGAGGTTCTGTGGTCATTCTTTCTTTCATGGTTCTTCTTAGGAGAGAGAATAACAAAACGGCTTGTCGCTTATTCATCCGTAATCCTGTTCGGACTCGTCATCGTCATAACGCAGGGTCAAGCGATAGAGCCGCATCTAGGCGACCTGCTCCTTCTCCTCGTGCCCCTGTTCTGGCAGATTGGGCATGTCATAGCCAAAAGGCTGCCATACAGCCCGTCCCTGATAGCTGCACTCAGGAACACTTTTGGGTTCCTGCTTCTCCTCCCGCTTGCTGTCGCCACGGGGCTTGAGCTGTCTATATTCGTCGTGGCCGAGGGCATAGTTATCGCATTCGGCCAGCTTGTGTGGTACGCTTCAATAAAGCGCATAAACCTCTCCAAGGCCACCGCAATAATAACCCCGGCCCCGGCAGTTGCCATAGGGCTGGGCGTTCTCATGGGGGAGACACTGACCGTCCACCATGCCCTCGGATTTATCCTCATAACCCTCGGAACGCTGGGTGCAGTAAAGGTAAAGAGCGAGCTCAGAACCCGAGGTACACCCTAA